One stretch of Variovorax sp. 54 DNA includes these proteins:
- the rpe gene encoding ribulose-phosphate 3-epimerase: MSSTPFRIAPSILSADFAHLGQELTDVIAAGADWIHFDVMDNHYVPNLTFGPMICQALKPYAKTADGTPVPIDVHLMVQPVDALAASFAQAGADYISFHPDASPHTHRSIQAIRAAGCKPGLVFNPGLGLEALDWAIDDIDLILIMSVNPGFGGQSFIDSALRKIEQARKRITQSGRDIRLEVDGGIKADNIARVASAGADTFVAGSAIFNAKDYGAVIRDMRQQLATVGA, from the coding sequence ATGAGCAGCACCCCGTTCCGCATTGCGCCCTCCATTCTTTCCGCCGACTTCGCGCACCTCGGCCAGGAGCTGACCGACGTGATCGCGGCCGGCGCCGACTGGATCCACTTCGACGTGATGGACAACCATTACGTGCCGAACCTGACCTTCGGCCCCATGATCTGCCAGGCCCTCAAGCCCTACGCCAAGACCGCCGACGGCACGCCCGTGCCGATCGACGTGCACCTGATGGTGCAGCCCGTCGACGCACTGGCCGCGTCTTTCGCGCAAGCGGGCGCTGACTACATCAGCTTCCACCCCGACGCATCGCCCCACACGCACCGCAGCATCCAGGCCATCCGGGCCGCGGGCTGCAAGCCCGGGCTGGTGTTCAACCCGGGGCTGGGCCTGGAGGCGCTCGACTGGGCCATCGACGACATCGACCTGATCCTCATCATGAGCGTCAACCCCGGCTTCGGCGGCCAGAGCTTCATCGACTCGGCGCTGCGCAAGATCGAGCAGGCGCGCAAGCGCATCACGCAGAGCGGGCGCGACATCCGCCTCGAAGTCGACGGCGGCATCAAGGCCGACAACATCGCCCGCGTGGCCTCGGCCGGCGCCGACACCTTCGTGGCGGGCAGCGCGATCTTCAACGCCAAGGACTACGGCGCGGTGATCCGCGACATGCGCCAGCAGCTGGCGACGGTCGGCGCGTAA
- the apaG gene encoding Co2+/Mg2+ efflux protein ApaG yields the protein MSHSPFSVQVEPRYLADQSSPKDNVYTFSYTITVTNVGAVGAQLIARHWLINDASGHPQEVKGLGVIGQQPLLAPGESFRYTSGCRLQAPSGTMHGSFFVVTEEGERFDVPVPMFVLEADVGGTPVSRVLH from the coding sequence ATGTCACACAGCCCCTTCAGCGTACAGGTCGAACCGCGTTACCTGGCCGACCAGTCCTCGCCCAAGGACAACGTCTACACCTTCTCCTACACGATCACCGTCACCAATGTGGGCGCGGTGGGCGCGCAATTGATTGCGCGCCACTGGCTTATCAACGACGCCTCGGGCCATCCGCAAGAGGTCAAGGGCCTGGGCGTGATCGGCCAGCAGCCGCTGCTGGCACCGGGCGAATCCTTCCGCTACACCAGCGGCTGCCGCCTGCAGGCGCCCAGCGGCACGATGCACGGCAGCTTCTTCGTGGTGACCGAGGAAGGCGAGCGCTTCGACGTGCCCGTTCCCATGTTCGTGCTCGAAGCCGACGTTGGCGGCACCCCCGTCTCGCGCGTGCTGCACTGA
- a CDS encoding succinylglutamate desuccinylase/aspartoacylase family protein, whose protein sequence is MSSDPFASVATDSLRLHAFASLNPGPRLLVIGGVHGDETCGTEGIARVLAEFEAGALQLLRGELTLVPVANPLARRRLQREGERNLNRLFRPSDTPADYEGRITNRLAPVIARHDVLLDLHSFQSEGEAFAMIGPRDNSGSLEPFARAQEEGRLALHIGTPIVVEGWLDIYAAGLAQRGAAVDEAAIDFGRGTNEYIRSCGGYGVTLECGQHQDPQAPEVAWRAIRRTLAQLGMAALPPGLLAAPPQPPQLLRLASVTDRLHEDDSFVRDWATFDAVQRGEPVGMRHDGTLVSAPEDGFIVFPNALALPGAEWFYFARPSERVLDPGA, encoded by the coding sequence ATGTCCTCCGATCCTTTTGCCAGCGTGGCCACCGACAGCCTGCGCCTCCATGCGTTTGCGTCGCTGAACCCCGGTCCGCGGCTGCTCGTGATCGGCGGCGTGCATGGCGACGAGACCTGCGGCACCGAGGGCATCGCGCGCGTGCTGGCCGAGTTCGAGGCCGGCGCACTGCAACTGCTGCGCGGCGAACTCACGCTCGTGCCCGTGGCCAACCCGCTCGCACGGCGCCGCCTGCAGCGCGAGGGCGAGCGCAACCTCAACCGCCTGTTCCGGCCGAGCGACACGCCTGCCGACTACGAAGGCCGCATCACCAACCGGCTGGCGCCCGTCATCGCGCGCCACGACGTGCTGCTCGACCTGCATTCCTTCCAGAGCGAGGGCGAGGCCTTCGCCATGATCGGCCCGCGCGACAACAGCGGCAGCCTCGAACCCTTTGCGCGCGCGCAGGAAGAAGGCCGGCTCGCGCTGCACATCGGCACGCCCATCGTCGTCGAGGGCTGGCTCGACATCTACGCCGCCGGCCTTGCGCAGCGCGGCGCGGCGGTCGACGAGGCCGCCATCGACTTCGGCCGCGGCACCAACGAATACATCCGCAGTTGCGGCGGCTACGGCGTCACGCTCGAATGCGGCCAGCACCAGGACCCGCAGGCACCCGAGGTGGCGTGGCGCGCCATTCGCCGCACGCTCGCGCAGCTGGGCATGGCGGCGCTGCCGCCGGGCTTGCTGGCCGCGCCCCCGCAGCCGCCCCAGCTGCTGCGCCTGGCCAGCGTGACCGACCGCCTGCACGAAGACGACAGCTTCGTGCGCGACTGGGCCACCTTCGATGCCGTGCAGCGCGGCGAACCCGTCGGCATGCGGCACGACGGCACGCTGGTCAGCGCGCCCGAAGACGGCTTCATCGTGTTCCCGAACGCCCTGGCGCTGCCGGGCGCCGAGTGGTTCTACTTCGCGCGGCCCAGCGAGCGCGTGCTCGACCCGGGCGCCTGA
- a CDS encoding site-specific recombinase, with the protein MAAASRDLQGLLAGLDPTADVAQRHIWLINLFDWLRGDRASPQAAIGRVQLLLDAVEARPELCERLRAWWRAFTQAVDLTALLADYGFAPRTAFLSEFGERMRRKILPGTPETTDASDLFRLVLPGVFDAGWIALLDDTQLARIGALLSDAAPAHDGSPRWRHTVMDAVTYCCSQVVATGFSPELRLRISPEAGEARPFHALMSDLDALREQMFAQPRNEDALQAAFVAFRDRLDACRSSASSVYTHLEDNGISVGLVFRLRQLRERVLRIRELLDCLISPVPGPSMARLVGKLVLAGGERNSIRALIASNSSMLAAKVTERSAETGEHYITRDRRSYLQMVKKAAGGGAFTALTVLAKFGIYALALSAFWSGLAAGLMYAASFVAIQLLHLTLATKQPAMTAPAMAARLRDIKSDEAVNQFVDEVANLVRSQVAAVLGNVLLVVPAVGLLVWGCQAALGRPLLDAAHAASTLHSLSLLGPTALFAAFTGILLFSSSIVAGWTENAFVLHRLDSAMRYNPRIGAFLGAARARRWAAFMRTHISGFASNISLGLMLGLLPAFAGFFGLGLDVRHVTLSAGQIAAAAASIGLPALHQPALWWAVAAIPVIGALNVSVSFYFAFRLALRAHSVSLGDRARIRSAIWARWRSRPVSFFLPT; encoded by the coding sequence ATGGCTGCCGCATCGCGCGACTTGCAGGGGCTGCTTGCCGGCCTCGACCCCACGGCCGATGTGGCTCAGCGCCACATCTGGCTCATCAACCTCTTCGACTGGCTGCGCGGCGACCGTGCCTCGCCGCAGGCCGCCATCGGCCGCGTGCAACTGCTGCTCGACGCCGTCGAGGCGCGGCCCGAGCTGTGCGAACGGCTGCGCGCCTGGTGGCGCGCGTTCACGCAGGCGGTCGACCTCACGGCGCTGCTGGCCGACTACGGCTTTGCACCGCGCACCGCCTTCCTGAGCGAGTTCGGCGAGCGCATGCGCCGCAAGATACTGCCGGGCACGCCCGAGACCACCGACGCCTCGGACCTGTTCCGGCTGGTGCTGCCCGGCGTGTTCGACGCCGGCTGGATCGCGCTGCTCGACGACACGCAGCTCGCGCGCATCGGCGCACTGCTGTCCGACGCCGCGCCCGCGCACGACGGCTCGCCGCGCTGGCGCCACACGGTGATGGACGCGGTCACCTACTGCTGCAGCCAGGTGGTGGCCACGGGTTTTTCGCCCGAGCTGCGGCTTCGCATCAGCCCCGAAGCGGGCGAGGCGCGCCCTTTTCATGCGCTCATGTCCGACCTCGACGCGCTGCGCGAGCAGATGTTCGCGCAGCCGCGCAATGAAGACGCGCTGCAGGCCGCCTTCGTCGCCTTCCGCGACCGGCTCGACGCCTGCCGCTCCAGCGCCTCGTCGGTCTACACGCACCTGGAAGACAACGGCATCTCGGTCGGACTGGTGTTCCGGCTGCGCCAGCTGCGCGAGCGCGTGTTGCGCATCCGCGAGCTGCTCGACTGCCTGATCTCGCCCGTGCCCGGGCCGAGCATGGCGCGGCTGGTCGGCAAGCTGGTGCTGGCGGGCGGCGAGCGCAACAGCATCCGCGCGCTGATCGCCTCCAACTCGTCGATGCTCGCGGCCAAGGTGACCGAGCGCAGCGCCGAGACCGGCGAGCACTACATCACCCGCGACCGCCGCAGCTACCTGCAGATGGTGAAAAAGGCCGCCGGCGGCGGCGCGTTCACGGCGCTGACGGTGCTGGCCAAGTTCGGCATCTACGCGCTGGCGCTGTCGGCCTTCTGGAGCGGGCTGGCCGCGGGCCTCATGTATGCGGCCAGCTTTGTCGCGATCCAGCTGCTGCACCTCACGCTGGCGACCAAGCAGCCGGCCATGACCGCGCCCGCCATGGCAGCGCGGCTGCGCGACATCAAGTCGGACGAGGCGGTGAACCAGTTCGTCGACGAGGTGGCCAACCTCGTGCGCTCGCAAGTGGCGGCCGTGCTGGGCAACGTGCTGCTGGTGGTGCCCGCGGTGGGCCTGCTGGTGTGGGGCTGCCAGGCCGCGCTGGGCCGGCCGCTGCTGGACGCGGCCCATGCGGCCTCGACGCTGCATTCGCTGTCATTGCTCGGCCCTACCGCGCTTTTTGCGGCATTCACCGGCATCCTGCTGTTTTCGTCCAGCATCGTCGCCGGATGGACAGAAAACGCCTTTGTCCTGCATCGCCTGGACTCCGCCATGCGTTACAACCCTCGCATCGGCGCCTTTCTCGGTGCCGCCCGGGCCCGTCGCTGGGCCGCCTTCATGCGCACACACATCTCAGGCTTCGCCTCCAACATCTCGCTGGGACTCATGCTCGGACTGCTGCCTGCGTTCGCGGGCTTCTTCGGGCTCGGGCTGGATGTGCGCCATGTCACGCTGTCGGCCGGCCAGATCGCGGCGGCGGCAGCATCCATCGGGTTGCCGGCACTGCACCAGCCGGCCCTGTGGTGGGCGGTTGCGGCGATCCCGGTGATCGGCGCGCTCAATGTGAGCGTGAGTTTTTATTTCGCTTTCCGGCTGGCGCTGCGCGCGCACAGCGTGAGCCTCGGTGACCGCGCCCGCATCCGCAGCGCGATCTGGGCCCGCTGGCGCAGCCGGCCGGTGAGCTTCTTCCTGCCTACATGA